A genomic segment from Triticum dicoccoides isolate Atlit2015 ecotype Zavitan chromosome 1A, WEW_v2.0, whole genome shotgun sequence encodes:
- the LOC119269915 gene encoding uncharacterized protein LOC119269915 has protein sequence MLLPEMNCSFLKAAAVAVVVAVLAATAGANSFVSVAPLPAVFLFSPPCFLWIAANVIVVWLLSSCRHRGTAVAAGLSSTASDVSAAMGGMLFPPLEHDVFAAAPDDVVAPPAPVSTSRPREARTAKRPVDRPRVRKKLAGEGTVTVGGAVAEAKPKGKKEHIEEEKPRPSAAATEAKAVGVDDVSMDTAWQSIVRSGAARPVAVRKSETWGGEELPRMRRAADKAVVARREMRKSATMVPPSPPHPAAASSPVAERQGWRTRDVLGMAQDELLRRAESFIRRQHEHLRMQRQESEQRQAMERDRRRPAPIRV, from the coding sequence ATGCTCTTGCCCGAGATGAACTGCTCCTTCCTCAAGGCGGCGGCGGTCGCCGTGGTCGTGGCGGTTCTGGCGGCCACGGCCGGCGCAAACTCCTTCGTCTCCGTGGCGCCTCTCCCCGCCGTTTTCCTCTTCTCCCCTCCCTGCTTCCTGTGGATCGCCGCCAACGTCATCGTCGTCTGGCTCCTTTCCTCCTGCCGCCACCGCGGAACAGCCGTCGCGGCCGGACTCTCGTCCACGGCCAGCGACGTATCCGCTGCCATGGGCGGCATGCTCTTCCCTCCGTTGGAACACGACGTCTTTGCTGCCGCTCCTGATGACGTCGTCGCGCCGCCGGCGCCGGTCTCGACGAGCCGGCCGCGGGAAGCGAGAACGGCTAAGAGGCCGGTCGACCGCCCCCGCGTGCGGAAGAAACTCGCCGGCGAGGGCACGGTCACGGTGGGAGGCGCCGTGGCGGAGGCCAAGCCCAAGGGCAAGAAGGAACACATCGAGGAGGAGAAGCCGAGGCCCTCGGCCGCCGCGACCGAGGCCAAGGCCGTTGGCGTGGACGACGTGTCTATGGACACGGCGTGGCAGTCCATCGTGAGGAGCGGCGCGGCGCGGCCGGTGGCCGTGCGGAAGAGCGAGACGTGGGGCGGCGAGGAGCTGCCGCGCATGCGGCGCGCGGCCGACAAGGCCGTGGTCGCGCGGAGGGAGATGCGTAAGTCGGCCACGATGGTCCCGCCCTCCCCGCCGCACCCGGCCGCGGCGTCGTCCCCGGTGGCGGAGAGGCAGGGGTGGCGCACCAGGGACGTGCTGGGGATGGCGCAGGACGAGCTCCTCCGCCGCGCCGAGAGCTTCATCCGGAGGCAGCACGAGCACCTGCGCATGCAGCGGCAGGAGTCCGAGCAGCGCCAGGCCATGGAGCGCGACCGCCGCCGCCCTGCTCCCATCCGCGTCTAG